The sequence AAGTCTGTGGCTGTTTTGCTCTGAGCACTCAGAGGCAGAGCTGCTCCGTGTCGCCTTCTTTAGTCGAGCGGATCTCGTCAATGACCCCGTGAGCTCCTTCTCTCGTCTGCCCCAGGGATGACGCGATGACGTCGACAGCCAGGGAGGCGGTGGCCTCTACGGCCGCCCGTGTCGCCCCCACCCCGGGGTTCACCTCCACCAGGTCCATGACCGACAGCAGACCTGCAAATCCAGGACCACAAAGTTGCAAATCTTCGACCTGAAAAACGTGAGAGCGCGTCGATCAAAGTTTTTGTTTACCTGTGTTGTGAACTTCCTCTGCGATGTAGATGCCCTCCCTGTAGGTCAACCCTCCGTTCACCGGCGTCCCCGTAGCAGGAGCCAGAGACGGGTCGAATGCGTCGATGTCAAAGCTCAAGTGAACGGGTCTTTGCTTTCTGTTGGAAGGCGAGAAGATGTTTTAAAGATCCCACTCGGATGGAATATTCGCCCCGCGACGTCGAGCGTTACCTCGCCAGCACGTGATCCAGAGCGACTTCCGTGACCCTCTGGATGCCGAGTCTGTCGATATCCCTCATGGTGAAGTACTGGATCCCCAAGTTCTTCAGGATGTGGCTGTGAAGAACACAAAAAAAGTGTTCACTGAAAAATCTTTGCAGGTTGACGAGCTTCCAGAATTCTCCTTACTACTCGCCGGGGTCCACATCCCGAAGTCCAATATACACCAGGTCCCTGCAGGAGAGAACCGGCTTCACCCAAGAAAACCCCGGAAGATCCAGCACCTACATTGGACATGCAGCGACAGGTAAAGATGACTTGTCGATGAGTCGTATTCAAGATTCCAGACCTGTCTGCACCCTCACCTTATCTTGCAGCTCTTTGAGCAGGAAGGCCACCGGCTGACCGTGGAGATTCCCCGATGGTGAAGTCTCGGGCGTGTTCACATCGGCGTGCGCGTCAATCCAGATGAGACAAAGGTCAGGACACTGTTGGGCGTGGCCTGCCACCGATCCAATGCCAAGGCTATGCACGAGAACCAAATGGTAAATCATTGCGCAAGAATATTTTTGGTGAGTCGATCTGGTTACCTGTGGTCCCCTCCTAGCATGACCAGGGTATGACCGGCGCCCACCGCTCTGCTCACTGCGCCCGAAAGCTTCTTTGTGGCGGCGCCCACTGTGCGAGGGGAGTTGACGTCCATGTAGGGCTCATCCACCTCCGGGTAGTGGAAAGTGAGATCGCCAAAGTCATGCACGGCGTAATCTGAAATGATGCAAAATGGACGTGTATAATCTTGGTGCAAACGTTCATGCCACTCAAATACATCCGCCGCCAAATTCGAACGACCGAAGCGAAATTGCAACCCCATTCTCCCAGACCTGCAACCATCGCGTAAATCCGCTTACGCAAGATCTACACGCATAGCTTCTACTCTGATGAGTCATGCCGCAGCATCGCCGGCCGGCCCACACCCAGCAAGTCTCGAGCTCGGATTTCAGTCTCGGCATTCTCCGACCCGATGTACGTCGAGGTAATGTGAGGTCAGATGAGAGTGTTGTCTTACCGCGCAATAACGTGGCCAGTTACCTTGAGCAGCCACCACAGAAATAGACTGAAGGACAATTCTAAAGTGATCCGTTTTATTACACAATATCGCACCTGTGTATAGTGCTCACATGGTGGCGGCCCGAAGCTTTTAATGGACACCCCACCTGGATCTATCGGTACATCATCTACCGGAATAAATCATGAAGGTTTCTGCCTTGAGGTagtttcacatttttatttattttttccatttattcACACAGATTATAATTCCtgcccaaaaaacaaaaccttaCTTCTCTGGTACTCTGTGCATTATCATTTgtattagaaaataaaataattttgtggggaaaaaaaatcgtaaTTTTTAAAACACTGAAAAAAATTATACttgtaaccctaaccccccgcCTCATTTTTGGCATGatcaaaaattgaaaaaattgCCATAACAGAATAATGTACTGCAATAGATGTCTAGTACATTTGAGCAATCAATCAACCGCCAGCACTATTTAAGCACTCTCATTTTAAACGAGCATATTTTCACGGTTAGAGTTCACAGAAGTGCAAGCGAGTACaaacacgcaggcacgcaccAGAACGTACAGGACGTCCTTTTATCAGACGCATTCCATTTTGAGGGTAAAAATAGCGACCGCAGTAGCATGCACTGTGTTTTGTGTATCGTATCTGATGTACTGTGACATTTACCCAAGGTTGGGTTCATTATTTTGACCCACAAATTGGGTTTGGCTTTTTAGGTGGGCTGCTGAAACTCAAACTGGTCGCTTTTCCCCCCCCTTCAAATCCCCTTTATGATGTTTTGGCGCGCGTGGGAGTAAGAATTTTCACAGTCGCGACACGCTATGGGGTAAATTTTCACAGAAAATagtgaaagaaaagaaaccgcGCGTCATCTTGCAAACTGCGGATTTCAGAAGCAAAGGAAGGGCGCACTTTCATTGTCTGCAGATTCTGAGCATGCGCAGTACGAACACGTGGAGATGGGACGCCATTTCAGTTTATTAAGAATTAAAACGAATTGCAATAGTTCGCGAATTACACATCCCCACAATTATATTTTAAGGAAAGTCTTCTTAGGCGTGTATGTAAGATATATACGCATGTGACTATTAACAGCCTGGTGAGGTCAAATCTGGTTATGTAACGCCGGCCGGTGCTCACCCAAACCAGACAGCTGCTCGATGAGCCCCGCATCCCTGATGACTTTAGGCCCGTGTTCCACGCCTCTTCTTTTCTATACCAAATAAAACACAATCACTTTTCAATAATAAATGTgacattgttttgctttgtcAGCTAAAATAGGATGTTTTTACCTGTCCGTGTGAGAAGGGAGCCCCCAGCACGGCCACCGACTGGGCTCGGCTTGGCTGACCGCCTGCGAGCGACCAGGTTCGAGCAAGTCTTAGCAGATGTCCCCTAAGCGCCATGAttctcctctctcctcttttGAGTCTCCGCCGTGTGTCTGACGAAAGACCGGCCCGTTATTGCCTCTTGTTCGGATGCCAAACGTGATCCGGACTCTCACAAGTTCCGGTTTGAAGGAATCCTACTGAAGCTACTTAAAATAATGATAAACAATCCAAAGAAACTCAGGGCTGtcctgtattattattttttcttaaatCGTGTTTGCTGTTTATGTCCCGATCGAAAAGGTGCCGTTACTTAATTATGTTCACACAGTGAGCGCCCCTCCTTCTTAGTGCCACAGCTCGTGACGTCAGTCCGTGACACACCTTCACGACGACCAATGAAACGCGGAGAAATAAATGGGATTGGAATTGTAGGCGTGGTCTGTTTGGAAGCTGTGGGGGGGGAAATGCAGTGCGTGACACAGTGAGCTTTTACGATGGAAATTTCCACGAATAGACGTAGCGGAGCGTGGATTGATGGGATTGTTTACATCGTGACATCTGTTCCGAGCGCAGTTTTTATCCACGTGCCGGTCAAAAACATTGGATCACTTTACAGTGTAAAGTTTACACAACCACCTGTTGAATCGCCAGAAGCAGAACGTTTAATATGAATTTTATGTCAAGTTCTACAAAAAGTGGATTTTCATTAGTTATTATAAGGTGCCCTCCTTTCATTGAGTGATTATTTATAACGTGTTATGCAATTTGTCTTACAGAGGGCCATTAGGACAAGTGCTGTTTCGCTGCCATTATTTAGCCAAAGCAAATATTTGGCAATTGAAAAATCTTGGGGTCATACACCTCACGAAAATGTCGCAAAAAGTGACAgccatcattttgttttttaaaagaaatatttttttgagtCACTATTAAAAAGCAGGAATTTTTAGCAGGCAGGAAATATTCGATTGTCAGATTTGAATATATTCaatttgtatatatatttaattttagGAGAGAAATCTTTTTTTACAATAGTTTTATTGAAGCTGCAATCCCCAAGGTCGTGGCGCCCCCTATAGGGCGTGGTTCCCTaagattttgtgtgtgtatatatataatacaatacTTTTGTTTAAAATCTCAGTGTTTTAAACTCATTACAAGATTTTCAGTTATAATAACTGATATAATGCATTTTACACACAAGGTAAATCAATGCGATTCACATTAGTATATAACATTTAAGGTTTGGGTTAGAATGAAAATGCTCTTCAAAACATTGATCATAAGTATTGTGGGTGAATAAGGATAGTTTGCAACCTGGATTAAAAACAGTTTTGTCGGGATTTTATTCTATTTGCGTGCAGTCTAACGCGTCAGTAAAGGTTTTCGGACGCCCGCCTGCGAGACGTCGCTAAGGGCAGCACTGCTTCCTTGTGATCACCATTTTCCCATGATCCTCTTCGTTAAGAAAAAGGCTCTCTCTATTTTCTTGTGTTCTGAAGAGTACCGGTGTCATTACAAACGCCAAAACCGTGCTCGCGATACGCTTTATTCCTCGTGTATGTTTAATGGGCTTGGGGGAACGCGCATCGTTGCCGGGTCGTCCTTTTTAAAACCCATTTTATAGGTGAGTTACTCGGAACATTAGCTTCCCTCTCGCTAACGCAAGGCCACGGAGCTAACTCGAGCTATCAGTGCTAAAGCTAACTAGCACACTTATAACATGGCCGGCCGcgggtttttcttcttctttttcaacAAAAGAGCCGCGCCCTGCCAAAATAACTTTCACCTTTAGTTTATTAACAATAAAAGTAGCAATTGGGGCATATTTGTGAACGAGTTAGCGTTGAGCTGAAATATCGTCTTTTTGTTACAGGTTCCTGTCCCCCTCACGATGTCATTCCCTCCTCCGCTTAACCGCCAGCCGCTGAGCATCCCCCAGTTGCCCCCCGGGCTCCCCCCGCCCCAGTTCGGCACCTTCGGCCCGCCCGTCCCACCAGGTATTAAATTAAAGAGTCTTTTGACCTACAGACACCTTTAAAAGTGTCAGTGCCTCAAGTGTACCTTCCCGAATTTATTGAGCACCCATTTTAGATGAGAAAACTCACATGGAATTCAATCAATCAAAGTAGTCACAAAAAGTATGAATATTGACATGAAAGATTAAATGTGTGAGTGATTGAATTATGTGGCCATTGTGAAGCATCCTcgagtgtttttaaaaaatatatattattatgattattattatcatcaagaTTATACTTTATCCCATAGAAATATCTGTGTCgccaacttcctgtttccaGCCTGGACTTTGGACAACTTTTTATTGGACTTTAAGTTCTAATACATTtcgatttataaaaaaaaaaaatggagccaAACTAAGTCTTAGTGTCTCATAGATTTTtaatattaaacaaaaaaacactctgattgtaatatgtattttttttttcaattactacAGGTACTCCCATGATACCAGTTCACATGGGTGTCGTGACCCCCTCTCCCTCAGTGAGTCACAGCAGACCTATGCTATTCTAAATGAAATTCCATTCAGTTGTTGTTTGACTTtctatttacattttgtttgttttgggcaGGTTCTTGTCCCAACCACAGTTTCTGTTACGCAGAAGCCGATGCTTCCAAACAAGATCAACTTCCGAGCCAAGGACCCAGAGGATGGCCCCACTACCACCGTGTTTGTGGGCAACATCTCAGAAAAGGCGTCTGACATGCTGGTCAGGCAGCTGCTGGCGGTGAGTTAGGAGCAGAAACGTGCCACATTTGCCTTGCAAAAAGGCACTCAGAAAACTAACATCTTGTTCTCCCATGAAccctattttattttgtattttagtttCATGCTTGATGTGCCAGTGATTTCTTCAGCTGGCACTCCATAGTTCTTCTTAAACCTCGCCTTCTTTACAGGATAGCCACACTTTGGAAGAAGTAACAGTGTTGAGCATCCTACATTCATAGACGATATGTCTAACAATGAACCGATGAACATCACAAGTTCATGTATAAACCTCAACCCGATTGAGAGGCAGTGGCTTGACCTCAAACGAGAGCATTTCACACCAGACATCCCGGAATCGTCCGATCCCCCGTCAAAATGCTGTTTCTTAGCCATAACCGTAGCAATTAAAAAGTCTCAAAACAATAAGCGTGGTGATTAATGACAGATGTAAATTCTTGGagagaaaataatcattttgatAAAGAAATTAAGTTTGTCGTTATTCTTCCACAGGCCAATATTTGTGTCATATGAATTGTCTTGGTGTTGTCTGTTTTTTGCAGAAATGTGGCATTGTTCTAAGCTGGAAGCGAGTCCAAGGCGCTTCTGGGAAACTACAAGGTAAACCAAAATGCAGTGAGTTTGTTTCAGTGTGTACAAAAGGACTGTCCTTACTCATTCATGCGTATACATTCGGGAGTGTTGAAACTggaattttcttcctcctcccacAAGCGTTTGGCTTCTGCGAGTACAAGGAGCCCGAATCGACGCTGCGATCCCTGCGCCTCCTGCACGAGCTGATGCTGGGCGACAAAAAGCTGTTGGTCAAAGTAGACGCCAAGACCAAGGCGCAGCTGGACGAGTGGAAGGCCAAGAAAAAGAGCGCCAATGGCGTACGCTCAGCAGTCTCTCACGTCAAGGATACATCGCTGCGATTCCGTTAAaaatgcctttttgttttttgccacagGCGGCAAGCGGCGACGGTAAGAAcgaggaagaggatgaggtGCTGGACGAAGAGACCCTGCGTCGAGACCAGGCGGCGAGGGGCGCCATCGATGTGCTCATCCGGGAGTATTCCAGCGAACTCAGCAACTCCGCGGACGGCAACGGGCAACTTCGCAAGAAGAGAAAAGACAAGAAAGACGAGGTATCAACCACATATCGGGCAACGTTTCGTTGGCCCTTGGCACTCACTTGAAGcgggttttttggggggtcaggATGACATCAACGCCATGGAGCTGGAGGATGACAAGAGGGACTTGATTTCCAGAGAGATAAGCAAATTCCGTGACACACACAAGGTGACTGATCATACCTGCGTTTATTACACAATTACAGCGCTATTCATGTAAAAGGAAATCAGTCCTTATTCATTCCCTTATAAACCTCAATGTAACTTATACCGTCGGGGGCGTTTTCTGCTCTTTCTCCTTAAGAaactggaggaggagaaagggaAGAAAGAGAAGGAGCGGCAGGAGCTGGAAAAAGAGCGGCGGGAGAAGGACAAGGAGCGAGAGCGCGAGAGGGAGCGCCGCGACAGGGAGAAAGAGAAGGAACGGGAGCGGGACCGGGAACGCGAGCGGGACCGGGAACGCGAGCGGGACCGGGACAGGGAGCGCGAACGTGAGCGCGAACGGGAACGTGAGCGGGAACGCGAGCGCGAACGGGAAAGAACGAGGGAGCGCGAGAGGGAAAAAAGTCGAGACGTCAGCGAAGCTCGCAGCCATTCCAGGTCAGTCTAACCACTTTTTGGTCAAACACGTTTCATGCTTAATGCCGCTCGGGTTCATACTTTGGACATGTTTGCAGAGAGAGGTCAAGAGATGGCCAAAAACGAGACCGcgatgaagatgaggaagatGTCTACGAGCGCAGGAGACTCGAGAGGAGACTCCGAGATAAGGAAGCAGCCTATCAAGAGGTAATCTAAAAGAAAATGTGCAGACTTAAGAAGTGCTCCCGCCTTCATGTAGTCTTGAAAATGGAGTCTTTGTTTGCACTCCAAAAGCGGCTGAAAAACTGGGAACTGCGGGAGAGGAAGAAATTGCGCGACTACAGCAAGGAAATGGAGCGGGAGGAGGAACGGAGCCGCGAGACTGTAAGAGCAAGTCATAGTATTGTAATTGTTTCACCGCTCGATTGCTGAAGTCATTATTGTTCGTCGTCATCAGGTGAAAGAAGCCAAACGACTCAAGGAATTCCTCGAAGACTATGACGACGAACGCGACGATCACAAATATTACAGGTTGGtgccgttttcttttttttaagctttgcACGTGATGGGTTTTGTTGTATTTGTGACCTTCTCCTCGCAATGTTCTCCCTGTAGGGGCAGCGCTCTGCAAAAGCGCCTTCGGGACCGGGAAAAGGAGACCGAGATGGACGAGCGCGACCGCAAGCGGGAgaaggaggagctggaggaaaTCCGACAGAGGCTCCTGGCCGAGGGTCACCCCGACCCCGACGCAGAAATGCAAAGGGTGATTACCTTTAGTGAGATGCACTTGAACGtaccaaatataaataaaatgccTGAGTAAATGGATTAATCGCCCATGTGTGCCCTGAAGGGAAAGCTCCTCGCAAAAATTCCCTAACATGCAAGTGGTTCACTGTGTGcagttggaggaagaggcagagcgCAGACGGAAGCCTCCTCTCAAGCTGGAACCCGAGGAGAAAGTGAAGCAAGAGAAGAAGGAACGAGAATCCCACCGGGAGTCCCACAGGGAGTCCCACCGTGACTCCCATAGAGAATCCCACAGAGAATCCCACAGAGAGTCTCATAGAGAGTCCCACAGGGAGTCGCACAGAGAGTCACACAGAGAGTCCCACCGGGAAAGGGAGAAGAGCGCGTCGGTAAAGCCCGCTGAGCCAACGCCTCGAGAGCCTCCGCCACATTCggaagaggatgaagaggaggaaaggcggcggcggcgaaggcgagaggaggaagaggagcaggagCGGGTggaacatcatcaacaacagcaacaagagGAAGAACAAcagcaggagcaggaggagcagcagcaacaagaagagcagcagcagcatcatgtGGCCCACAATGGTGGGGATTCACCTGAGGCTAGGCTGCACCTCAAAGCCCTCATGCGACCAATCAACACCGCTCCCTCTGTCTCCTCTGCCAGCGGGAATGCCACGCCCAACACGCCTGGCAACGACTCCCCGCGCGGCATCATCATTCCAGGCGAGCGAACGCCTGAGGTGCAGCCTCTCGAGGAGCACCGGCCCAAGATTGGCCTCAGTCTCAAGCTGGGTGGGTAAACGCCCTTGCCAGTGGTGCGGGGGCTCCGGCCACATGGCTCGACTCCAGTCGGACCAGTATTAGAATTTGGGACTTGCTCGGCTTGGCTAAATCGAACAGCAAGTTGACTGTCAACTTGATTGAAATCTCGCCAGgacttgatttgatttttgtcaCAGTCGCTTCTCTCTGCCCATTGTTCACACTTAAGCCACTTTTTCCTTTTCCAGGTTCTACCAACAGCCCCAGCCAGCTGCACGCCATCAAGCGCAAAAAGCTGGCAGCAGCAGACAGCATTTTTAACAAGTTTAATGAGGATGAGGATACCGACGAGCAGCCGCGCAAGAGGAAGCTAGTGCCGCTAGATTACGGAGACGACGACAAGAGCTTGGGCCTGGACGGCGCCGACG is a genomic window of Syngnathus typhle isolate RoL2023-S1 ecotype Sweden linkage group LG16, RoL_Styp_1.0, whole genome shotgun sequence containing:
- the rbm25a gene encoding RNA-binding protein 25 isoform X5, which translates into the protein MDTPPGSIGTSSTGINHEGFCLEVPVPLTMSFPPPLNRQPLSIPQLPPGLPPPQFGTFGPPVPPGTPMIPVHMGVVTPSPSVLVPTTVSVTQKPMLPNKINFRAKDPEDGPTTTVFVGNISEKASDMLVRQLLAKCGIVLSWKRVQGASGKLQGKPKCTFGFCEYKEPESTLRSLRLLHELMLGDKKLLVKVDAKTKAQLDEWKAKKKSANGAASGDGKNEEEDEVLDEETLRRDQAARGAIDVLIREYSSELSNSADGNGQLRKKRKDKKDEDDINAMELEDDKRDLISREISKFRDTHKKLEEEKGKKEKERQELEKERREKDKERERERERRDREKEKERERDRERERDRERERDRDRERERERERERERERERERERTREREREKSRDVSEARSHSRERSRDGQKRDRDEDEEDVYERRRLERRLRDKEAAYQERLKNWELRERKKLRDYSKEMEREEERSRETVKEAKRLKEFLEDYDDERDDHKYYRGSALQKRLRDREKETEMDERDRKREKEELEEIRQRLLAEGHPDPDAEMQRLEEEAERRRKPPLKLEPEEKVKQEKKERESHRESHRESHRDSHRESHRESHRESHRESHRESHRESHRESHREREKSASVKPAEPTPREPPPHSEEDEEEERRRRRRREEEEEQERVEHHQQQQQEEEQQQEQEEQQQQEEQQQHHVAHNAGMPRPTRLATTPRAASSFQASERLRCSLSRSTGPRLASVSSWVLPTAPASCTPSSAKSWQQQTAFLTSLMRMRIPTSSRARGS
- the rbm25a gene encoding RNA-binding protein 25 isoform X4, translated to MLPNKINFRAKDPEDGPTTTVFVGNISEKASDMLVRQLLAKCGIVLSWKRVQGASGKLQGKPKCTFGFCEYKEPESTLRSLRLLHELMLGDKKLLVKVDAKTKAQLDEWKAKKKSANGAASGDGKNEEEDEVLDEETLRRDQAARGAIDVLIREYSSELSNSADGNGQLRKKRKDKKDEDDINAMELEDDKRDLISREISKFRDTHKKLEEEKGKKEKERQELEKERREKDKERERERERRDREKEKERERDRERERDRERERDRDRERERERERERERERERERERTREREREKSRDVSEARSHSRERSRDGQKRDRDEDEEDVYERRRLERRLRDKEAAYQERLKNWELRERKKLRDYSKEMEREEERSRETVKEAKRLKEFLEDYDDERDDHKYYRGSALQKRLRDREKETEMDERDRKREKEELEEIRQRLLAEGHPDPDAEMQRLEEEAERRRKPPLKLEPEEKVKQEKKERESHRESHRESHRDSHRESHRESHRESHRESHRESHRESHRESHREREKSASVKPAEPTPREPPPHSEEDEEEERRRRRRREEEEEQERVEHHQQQQQEEEQQQEQEEQQQQEEQQQHHVAHNGGDSPEARLHLKALMRPINTAPSVSSASGNATPNTPGNDSPRGIIIPGERTPEVQPLEEHRPKIGLSLKLGSTNSPSQLHAIKRKKLAAADSIFNKFNEDEDTDEQPRKRKLVPLDYGDDDKSLGLDGADVSAAKSGANSEEKRKNIRSLIEKIPTARPELFTYPLDWSMVDSTLMDRRIKPWINKKIIEYIGEEEATLVDFVCSKVMAHSTPQGILDDVAMVLDEEAEVFIVKMWRLLIFETEFKKIGQAK
- the rbm25a gene encoding RNA-binding protein 25 isoform X1, with amino-acid sequence MDTPPGSIGTSSTGINHEGFCLEVPVPLTMSFPPPLNRQPLSIPQLPPGLPPPQFGTFGPPVPPGTPMIPVHMGVVTPSPSVLVPTTVSVTQKPMLPNKINFRAKDPEDGPTTTVFVGNISEKASDMLVRQLLAKCGIVLSWKRVQGASGKLQGKPKCTFGFCEYKEPESTLRSLRLLHELMLGDKKLLVKVDAKTKAQLDEWKAKKKSANGAASGDGKNEEEDEVLDEETLRRDQAARGAIDVLIREYSSELSNSADGNGQLRKKRKDKKDEDDINAMELEDDKRDLISREISKFRDTHKKLEEEKGKKEKERQELEKERREKDKERERERERRDREKEKERERDRERERDRERERDRDRERERERERERERERERERERTREREREKSRDVSEARSHSRERSRDGQKRDRDEDEEDVYERRRLERRLRDKEAAYQERLKNWELRERKKLRDYSKEMEREEERSRETVKEAKRLKEFLEDYDDERDDHKYYRGSALQKRLRDREKETEMDERDRKREKEELEEIRQRLLAEGHPDPDAEMQRLEEEAERRRKPPLKLEPEEKVKQEKKERESHRESHRESHRDSHRESHRESHRESHRESHRESHRESHRESHREREKSASVKPAEPTPREPPPHSEEDEEEERRRRRRREEEEEQERVEHHQQQQQEEEQQQEQEEQQQQEEQQQHHVAHNGGDSPEARLHLKALMRPINTAPSVSSASGNATPNTPGNDSPRGIIIPGERTPEVQPLEEHRPKIGLSLKLGSTNSPSQLHAIKRKKLAAADSIFNKFNEDEDTDEQPRKRKLVPLDYGDDDKSLGLDGADVSAAKSGANSEEKRKNIRSLIEKIPTARPELFTYPLDWSMVDSTLMDRRIKPWINKKIIEYIGEEEATLVDFVCSKVMAHSTPQGILDDVAMVLDEEAEVFIVKMWRLLIFETEFKKIGQAK
- the rbm25a gene encoding RNA-binding protein 25 isoform X3; the protein is MSFPPPLNRQPLSIPQLPPGLPPPQFGTFGPPVPPGTPMIPVHMGVVTPSPSVLVPTTVSVTQKPMLPNKINFRAKDPEDGPTTTVFVGNISEKASDMLVRQLLAKCGIVLSWKRVQGASGKLQGKPKCTFGFCEYKEPESTLRSLRLLHELMLGDKKLLVKVDAKTKAQLDEWKAKKKSANGAASGDGKNEEEDEVLDEETLRRDQAARGAIDVLIREYSSELSNSADGNGQLRKKRKDKKDEDDINAMELEDDKRDLISREISKFRDTHKKLEEEKGKKEKERQELEKERREKDKERERERERRDREKEKERERDRERERDRERERDRDRERERERERERERERERERERTREREREKSRDVSEARSHSRERSRDGQKRDRDEDEEDVYERRRLERRLRDKEAAYQERLKNWELRERKKLRDYSKEMEREEERSRETVKEAKRLKEFLEDYDDERDDHKYYRGSALQKRLRDREKETEMDERDRKREKEELEEIRQRLLAEGHPDPDAEMQRLEEEAERRRKPPLKLEPEEKVKQEKKERESHRESHRESHRDSHRESHRESHRESHRESHRESHRESHRESHREREKSASVKPAEPTPREPPPHSEEDEEEERRRRRRREEEEEQERVEHHQQQQQEEEQQQEQEEQQQQEEQQQHHVAHNGGDSPEARLHLKALMRPINTAPSVSSASGNATPNTPGNDSPRGIIIPGERTPEVQPLEEHRPKIGLSLKLGSTNSPSQLHAIKRKKLAAADSIFNKFNEDEDTDEQPRKRKLVPLDYGDDDKSLGLDGADVSAAKSGANSEEKRKNIRSLIEKIPTARPELFTYPLDWSMVDSTLMDRRIKPWINKKIIEYIGEEEATLVDFVCSKVMAHSTPQGILDDVAMVLDEEAEVFIVKMWRLLIFETEFKKIGQAK
- the arg2 gene encoding arginase-2, mitochondrial, translated to MALRGHLLRLARTWSLAGGQPSRAQSVAVLGAPFSHGQKRRGVEHGPKVIRDAGLIEQLSGLDYAVHDFGDLTFHYPEVDEPYMDVNSPRTVGAATKKLSGAVSRAVGAGHTLVMLGGDHSLGIGSVAGHAQQCPDLCLIWIDAHADVNTPETSPSGNLHGQPVAFLLKELQDKVLDLPGFSWVKPVLSCRDLVYIGLRDVDPGEYHILKNLGIQYFTMRDIDRLGIQRVTEVALDHVLARKQRPVHLSFDIDAFDPSLAPATGTPVNGGLTYREGIYIAEEVHNTGLLSVMDLVEVNPGVGATRAAVEATASLAVDVIASSLGQTREGAHGVIDEIRSTKEGDTEQLCL
- the rbm25a gene encoding RNA-binding protein 25 isoform X2, whose product is MDTPPGSIGTSSTGINHEGFCLEVPVPLTMSFPPPLNRQPLSIPQLPPGLPPPQFGTFGPPVPPGTPMIPVHMGVVTPSPSVLVPTTVSVTQKPMLPNKINFRAKDPEDGPTTTVFVGNISEKASDMLVRQLLAKCGIVLSWKRVQGASGKLQAFGFCEYKEPESTLRSLRLLHELMLGDKKLLVKVDAKTKAQLDEWKAKKKSANGAASGDGKNEEEDEVLDEETLRRDQAARGAIDVLIREYSSELSNSADGNGQLRKKRKDKKDEDDINAMELEDDKRDLISREISKFRDTHKKLEEEKGKKEKERQELEKERREKDKERERERERRDREKEKERERDRERERDRERERDRDRERERERERERERERERERERTREREREKSRDVSEARSHSRERSRDGQKRDRDEDEEDVYERRRLERRLRDKEAAYQERLKNWELRERKKLRDYSKEMEREEERSRETVKEAKRLKEFLEDYDDERDDHKYYRGSALQKRLRDREKETEMDERDRKREKEELEEIRQRLLAEGHPDPDAEMQRLEEEAERRRKPPLKLEPEEKVKQEKKERESHRESHRESHRDSHRESHRESHRESHRESHRESHRESHRESHREREKSASVKPAEPTPREPPPHSEEDEEEERRRRRRREEEEEQERVEHHQQQQQEEEQQQEQEEQQQQEEQQQHHVAHNGGDSPEARLHLKALMRPINTAPSVSSASGNATPNTPGNDSPRGIIIPGERTPEVQPLEEHRPKIGLSLKLGSTNSPSQLHAIKRKKLAAADSIFNKFNEDEDTDEQPRKRKLVPLDYGDDDKSLGLDGADVSAAKSGANSEEKRKNIRSLIEKIPTARPELFTYPLDWSMVDSTLMDRRIKPWINKKIIEYIGEEEATLVDFVCSKVMAHSTPQGILDDVAMVLDEEAEVFIVKMWRLLIFETEFKKIGQAK